gtttgccgcaggttgttctctagttcttcgttcgtgctttgccttctcttctcactctcttttgcgaacaggttagccaccatatatgctagtcgcttgctgcagctccacatattaccttgccttacctataagcttaaatagtcttgatcgcgagggtgcgagattgctgagtccccgtggctcacagattacttccaaaccagatgcagggcccgatgactccgttccagatgatgcgcttgagctcaagtgggagttggacgaagactcacgccgttactatgtgtctttccctgatgatcagtagtggtgcccagttggggcgatccggaccatgtcgcatgttgggttcatcttttattttggtaccgtagtcggaccatgagtgattggatgatgtaatgctatttatctactttgtgtgacgtggcgagtgtaagccaactatgtacctttccccttattatctatttacatgggttgttgtgaagattaccttacttgcgacattgctttcaatgcggttatgcctctaagtcgtgcttcgacacgtaggagatatagccgcatcgagggcgttacaatctcCGCCTCTTGTTTGCTCTTGATCAGCATCTCTAGAGATTCATCACCGAGATCGTCattactggacagatcaatggtgtcttccTCGTTGCGCAGAACGGCAACAGGAGTCAAGtcatgcccagaaatcttcttgggctgcttggtcttcttggagacacgagacaagtcttcggactgcacactaggTTCAGGAGGTGCAGCTCTCAAgggcttcatcagtgaagcagttgGTGCAACAGATGGCTTCGAAGCTTTTGCCTTCTTCTGCTTCGGTGGTGCTGGCGCATCTTTAGAGTCTGCGTCATCAGCAGATTGATCCACCATGGCCCTCTGAGCAGCAATGTGGGAGAGGAGCCCATCGAAGCTGGTGAAGGGGCCGGTGACATTGGGATTGGCTTCACGAGAGCCATCCTGTCTTGGAGCAGAAGGACCGGGGTTGAAGTTGAGTCCCAGCTCCTTTCTGTTCTTTGCAGCTGACTCCTTTGCAAACTGGTagttgcacttgaagagattgtcatcacgacaccatagcaaagatgatgggtcggcattgtcAGGCTGTGGTCCTCTGACCATGCAATGATAGAAACGTGAGCAATAGCTTTAGGCTTCGACTTGGGTTGCAGGTTCTTATAAAGAATATCACCCCATGGGCGCTTGATAgcgttcttctcagcatattcagtAGTGATaaagttgtacttgaaccactgttctgcccaatatcttcggatccattGAATCCGGGTCTTTCGCTGATTGTAGTTCTCCTCAGGATCTATCTTGTATACTTCATAAAGATCTGGAGGCAGATCTAGAGCAGTATTTCCatggcgctgtctgccacccttcctagcAGATTTCTTAGTGGCCATGATATTCAGACAGATAGGCTTCAGAACTATGAAATGCTTCcatctactggtcagacaagaattgGCTTCAGGGGAgtgaatgtgatgctgtaagaacacTGCAaaggaatgcagactatgagaaccaagggattctcccacggacatgtacctgtgacaacattagagatgcgagggaagggaagTGGTCATATGCatcctcagaagattttgaagataaatcagtttgaagacattgacctcatagagcaaagacattcacttatttgaaaagagtcggttccagatttgtacgaatccaggaataagtacaagtgaggaatctaactagttatgaagcataagtgaatatactttgcAAGATACGAGATTCAGAAAGAGATAGAGACATATCCACATTTGGAAGAgataaaccacttttggttgaagtggatggatttgacagatcaaaaagactgtaaaaagtgAAAGTTATTTACCCCACACGAACTGCTAAACGAGGCAGAACGGAGGCTGAGCAGTTCCAATCTCCCACACCCTAACTCGACGGCGGATGACACCTACGACGgtggcggagaagacgaggtccacgaccggcgtgaggacggcgtcgaagaggTCGCGGTAGCTAAGCGCTTTGTCTTCGGCGTCGATGcgagctagtggtggcgctagggtttgagggaggtggtgaggtggaagaagagataatgaccacaCGGGGTGGGTATTTATAAGGTAGGGGGtggcacaacgcaattacgcaggtgcctctGGCGTTTCACATCTGATGGACacatggcatgcatgcaactcattgaaagttgttccatgttcccacacacgcctggtttgtcgggtggtcgttccggcttctttaGCATTCAGGCAGAAGAGTATAGCATTGAAAGTGGTTTTAAATGTGTGTCCCTGTATCTTCGGCTGACAAGGATGCAGTGAAGACATTCGGcaggtttcaacagaatgcatatgactagATAGAGAGAGTTTGACGAAGAAGCAcagaaggggttagggtccgatcacattcacttagttcagaaaATGACAattcgaagacatagctataagtgaatgctgtagaggccaGAACACCATATATATATGGATCAAAATAGTTATATGCATTCgaacactattctaatcctaggatcagaatagttatttggatcacaacaGCCCTATATATATGGATGGTGGCGGCGACTGATAATTCGaacactattctgatcctgggatcagaatagttatttggatcacagcagCCCTATATAGGGCCCGATGAGATGTTCCTGAGATCCCGATCCAAAAAAAGAAGAGCAACGGACCGGCCCATTACCACTTTCCCGACCGGCCCTATACCCCAACCACAAACTGCCTTCTCCGTCTTCAACCTGCACCGTAATCCTTTCGTCACTGGATCTCGACTGCCGCAGACCTCCTCCCGCTGACCCTCCGCCACCGCAGGCCTCCTCCCGCTGACCCTCCGTCACTGCAGGCCTCCTCCCGCGTCCCCTCCACCTACCTCCTACCACATCCCCGCCGCCCACCACACCGATGCGCGTCCCGCTGGATTCACCCGATCCAGTGCCGCCACCATCAACCCCAACAGTCGCCGCCGCCATCAACCCCGTCAGCCGCCGCCACCATCCACCACACTAGTCGCCACACTGCCATCCTCCCCACTCGCCATCTCCCCCAACAACCCCGAGCAGCCGCTGCCAACCAACTTCCCAACAAATAGGCACCAGTCGTCGATGCGAGCAGTCCCGTGCGCTGCCGCAAAGGGCCCATGCCCCCAGGCCCCCGTCGTCGGCAAGGCCGCACGCCCCTGATCCCATGATCTCACATTGCCCCGCGTCTGGCCAGCACGCTGCCCCTCATCGGCGCACCTCCCACTCACCTGGACGGCTTCCCCTCCTCTGCTTGAACTTCTTCTCCAACCTCCACCTCGCCAGCCTGATATTCCTCTATGAAGCCCGGCAGGAGGCGTGCTCTTTCTGTTACTATTCTTCTTCACAAAAGGTTGACTTGCCTTGTAGACTCTGCAAACCACCATTTTCTGTAGTAGTTAGTATGTTTGAGCCCAATGTGTTGATTTTTAGGGGTCCAAATGTGTCTACCACTCCACCTGCCGCATGTGTGCGCAAACCGTCAGCCAACTCTGACCTCCTGCTCCTCTCTTCAACTTCATATTTAATCCTATCCAAGTATGCGTGTGCGCAGCTAAAGTTCGACTATGAACAGGAGAGCCGGAGAGGTGAGGGTCAGCCTCACAGAGGACTGCGGGTCGCCTTTGATGCTCCGCACAGACTTGAGGCAGTGTCGCCAAACCCCGTCGGATTGCACGTCCACCCGAGCTCCATGTCCAGCTGGGTCGGATGCAAGGACGCAAGGTCCAATCTGACCTCTTTTGTTTCTTTGAAACAAGCACGGAGAAGCATCAGGTATGTGATGTTCTTTAGTTGAACGAGCTGCTAGCTATACTATACATGTACAAGCCGTGCATATGCTGGCTGGAGTGTGCGTGCAGTGGTGCTTGGGGCATGTATTCTATATTTTTTAGATGCCTATATTGTGTACTAGTGTGCTGTACTACGTATTTTTGTGTTTCTGTACTATGTATTATTGTGTGTAATAGTTTGGTGTACGCTACATGTTTATACCTGAAGTTTCATGTTTCAGAAGTTTCTAAGTTCAGAATTACGACCTAAAGATGTATACAAGTATGTTAAACGGATAATTACATCGGAAGAAAGAAGGGGCCGCCTAGGCCATTCCACCGAGGACAGAAGGACAAAAGGTGAGAAATTGTTGCTAGGCACCTACATAGTTTGTACTGTACATCACGTttgtaaaataaaaaagaaataaatatGACTCTTTTAGAGCTCTCTTGGCACTCAATACAAGTTCACATATATGGTCAAAAGGATAAAGTTAACAGACCgaggaattttattttattttttatgaagttcaaggtgaaaataacgagaagttcaactactgcaacaAATGCATTTCgaatgagaataaaagtatagaaaattaaaagcttaaaaggtctgttgaaagaagttcaagtgctttcCGGGGAAGTTAAAAAATTCTTACGAGAGAGGTtcatcttgtatttccatgttcgatttttgttgtataaaaatcgaatacaattagttaatcaaaatataaaaaggtgaagttcaaattgaaataacatagaagttcggagtttattaaaacctaggatttacccgttcaaaaaataaaaaacacaacgccattttttgcacttttaaaaacaacctcATAAACGAAAaattggttgctagaagttcaagtgctcgacgaggaaaagttcaaaaaattcttgtgagagaggttcaccgtgtatttagatgtccaaaatacataaaaaatatgttgttttttgtgttttaaaataactcTCTCAAAGCAGAGAGAAGTTCAACGTGATAACAAcaggaagttcatgtactacatggtgtgtgtttcatataagaaaaaatacaataaagtgaaacagagtgaagtttaaacagacatgccccagaagttcaactacttcatgcagtgcaaaaaacagcacgtcaaaaacaaagtgaagttcaaacagacatgcccagaAGTTCTACTACTTCACGCAATGCATTTTCGTTCGCGATGaatgcagaaatcatgatctcgccattttctaatttacctTAAAACGgcaggaatattatttgtgtaaattcaagtcctcggtcggagaaagttaaaaaaatattatgagagaggtttgtacaaaaagaatatcatttgtgtaacactaacgaaatggatgagaaaattacaaatgaaaatacgtcacagaagttcaacgtgaaaacagcaggaagttcacctactacactgaatgaatttcagatgaaaaactttcaaaatcgtcgcgtgtatgaaaaatgatcaacacgggaaaattGTGTGTTTACAGCagatttccatcggtatatcacccgctcaattcccgtgagtgggatggagagctacgagcagtggatgaagatctacgagcaaaaaaaatcacgtgaaaaatagagtgaagttcaggtacacatgccgagaagttcaggttcttcacgcggtgcattttcgaagaatctgttttgcgatataggcagaacgcatgatcccgccgttttcgaaattacttgaaaacggctaggaatcacagaaaaccatcaacatgaaaaagtttcgcattttccgtagcttttcagaggtatattatttgccccattccgataatgtttgtagaaattacggcgaaaatacgtttttcgccattttagaaactgacttaaaaccgtaaagaactaggagaaacaatacataccaaaaagtttcgcattcgttcaagctttccaacgccatatcatttgctgcattcggacgcatggttaaaaaattagctcaaaaatacgaaaTCGGTAGGATTtgaaccattttctaaattactcttaaaccattcaaaattagaaaaaaactttcaagatgaaaaagtagcacattttcataagctttccaacgccatatcatatgcctccattggattagccatttagaaatgacatcgaaaaaactaaCTCAGCTGTTCGATTTACGAAATTTTACGTGTTTTCAAATCACTCTTTAACCAtacggaattagagaaaactttcaacatgtggaaggagcggttttgcagcagctttccaacgccatattatatgcctcattccgataaacggtttagaaatgcgatcgaaaatacgattcacattttttgtgcgaagaaaaaatggttttcaaaactgctcttaaaccgcttatattttgccaaaaatttaagttgggtcatgatactgatgtccataggtTTCCAACGATATatggcaagccccatttgggcaatgttggcggaagttcaacctagttcacaaggaagttcaacgtactactagcggggcaagttaggttgtgatcagaatattattctgatcccgtgatcagaatagtgtttatatatatatatatatatatatatatatatatatatatatatatatatatatatatatatatataggacaacactattctaatcgcAGGATTAGAATAGTCATTTGGATCACGATCATCCTATATAGGATGCCCAAAGGTCCTCTCGAACTCACGAATCGGTGGCAAAAAAACGGGTcccccactcacccacgatctctccccttCCCTGACCTCCCGACTCCTCTCCTCCCGTGCATCGACGTCGGTTCCCCACCACCTGCTTCCAGCCTATCGCCACCCTCTCCATTGGCTTCCACCGCCCCGCCCCCAGCCGGCGCCGCCGCCCCCATCCCGGCCCCAAATAGCGACGCCCTGCCTCACCCCCAACCATTGCCGCCGCACCTTCTGGCGCGAGGCCACCGCCCccacctcctcctggcgcgccgccGTTCCTGTCGGGGTTGGGgtaccggcaaacccttaaggttcgaacactggggtgcgcgtgaagtctaaCCCTCCaatcgatctacgctctagcttgctaggatctcgcggacgaactcgacgaactcacaacacagatggacacagggtttatactggttcgggccaccgttgcggtgtaacaccctactccagtgtggtggtggtcgattgcctcttggccagatggtgaacaatacaagggaagaatggcctcctgaggttgaggcgttcttgggctcggtgagcttgtgtgtgaggtGGTCTCTCTCGAGCTCAGTCGTCTCCTCGAGCCTAGTTGTCTCCtcgactgtggtggctagtcctatttatagaggccccggtcctcttccaaaatatcgagcgggaagggagccaacaatggcgggctaatttgaaggggggcagctagtacaagctatcctgacaaaagtagtctttgcctgcacaaaGTTCATGCGGTGACGCTGTTCCGGGCCCCACGATAACCTTTGTCTTGCagaccttggtcttggtcttgttgcaccgaaatggaaacctttgcctaatgcctcggtactccgcggctgcgcttgccccctttgcaccaaagtggaaacaaggacgctgtgcatgccggcgcccgcctggcgccctcctggtgtcgatcgtcacgacTCACATCACGAAAGCCTCGTaaggttcgccccgccttgatatctccgctcctcgtgagcctgcccagctaggccactccggaggaggtcttgcttcatccgcctcgcgaggcttggcccctcgcgagggtcttgagtgctttgctggtgaagatgggccgtatggcctgctggctcagccacgccgcgggctgcaggcaggcaagtctggggacccccgttccc
This portion of the Triticum dicoccoides isolate Atlit2015 ecotype Zavitan chromosome 7A, WEW_v2.0, whole genome shotgun sequence genome encodes:
- the LOC119327721 gene encoding uncharacterized protein LOC119327721; translated protein: MISHCPASGQHAAPHRRTSHSPGRLPLLCLNFFSNLHLASLIFLYEARQEACSFCYYSSSQKVDLPCRLCKPPFSVVVSMFEPNVLIFRGPNVSTTPPAACVRKPSANSDLLLLSSTSYLILSKYACAQLKFDYEQESRRGEGQPHRGLRVAFDAPHRLEAVSPNPVGLHVHPSSMSSWVGCKDARSNLTSFVSLKQARRSIRSF